The genome window tcactacaacgtagagcccatatggggggcatgcatgttttacaaacagcccttgtttatatgtTAACACATTTCCGGTAACTTGCATTGATGCTCTTTTTGTATTCTTACTTTGTATGCACCATAGTCAGTTGGCTGCAAATGGTGCACCAAGTGCAATATTTATTAATTCTAAGACGTATTCttgtctgatttttttttcttcagaaaatgAAGTAGAATAAGTGCTTGTTATCTTGCAAAACATCATATGCAGTCCCTAATGATTTGAAAAGGTTTTGGAAAAACAAGATGTGCTTTTACAAGTGATCCATTATAATTTTGATAGGCAAAACATTTCGGAAGTATGTACAGAAGTTTAACAACTGCagaaataatgatgttttctAAATTTGGTTtacatttgcatttattaccatAAAAGTTAAGCTATATTTTCATGGAAGTACAACATGACATCATAGAAACATGTGTTTATCTGACATTTTTGCTGAAACAAACCAGTATAGACTCTTATAGTTAGTTTAAACGTATGTATTTAAGCTTGCCTGCATCAAGACActaaagctttaaagggactgtaaaccacgaatgacgaaaaaagaaaagttctaaaataccgtattttttacaattattagtttatgttgattaaaatatcatgagtggtatataacattacttgaaaaaagttcatattttcagtatattcggtaataaaattttgcgatttgaaatcgaaagtacatcgcgaaaataggtgacataatgatatacacactataaataaagcaagtagattgatcattttatatataaaatatatacaattcactacgcatacacaatttgcattcctgggtttaccatgtgacgatgatgatcaatctacttgcgttatttatagttaactggtatttACCTGGTATACATACcctgtaaaaataaaataataaagtaaaaataaaaaaactacttttttcaagtaatgttatataccagtcatgataatttaatcaatataaactaataattgtaaaaaatacggtattttagaacttttcttttttcgtcattggTGTTTCACAGTCCCTTTGAAGATTGATATACTATAGTCTGTTTCCTGTCTGTTTCCAGTACTTGACTGCTCCTATCGTCGGGATTTAACCCAGATTTCCTAATCGCTAGACAAACCTCATATTTACTACGCCACTATGAcctgataaatatttataattcttTTGTTAACAGCAGGGACCAGTTGCTCAAAACTTAAATAGCCAGTTTAGCTAACAGCTGTTTATTTtctaataaacataataaagacaaaaaaaagaaacacaattcCTAAACAACAATGTGTTTcttcaaacattttttaatataaaacaaatatgtgaCATTGTGTTATCCTGATGAAACtgcattgaaaacaaaatgtgtaattTTGAACCTAACCAAAAAATACCTAAATTTATGAAGGTGCTAAAGATATCtttgtgttttaaaacatttatttgttcaCATACTTTGTGTTTCAGAATTGCAGTGATTTTCAGGCTGGCAACAGCTTGCGgtccaaatacaaaaataagaagTTATCAGAGACGGCAGTGTTTGGATGTGCTTGTCGTCATGAGTGTCCAAAAATGTTCTTCAGTTTGAAGCATGGTGAAAGGTAGTTAAAAATGCCTTTCATTCCATTTTAAGATGCTAAATTTAGTAATTGATGTATTGTAACATTATTGTCACGTTTTGTCAATGAAATATGCTATATTTATCAATTATGTCATCTGTGTATTGCCTTTAAAACTATCAAACgataagtttttatttgttgatgatATTATTCAGATGTATTCACTGTTCACTGCTGGTGCACAGTAGAGTGTCATCACAGCCCTTGGTATGTTgagttttcattaatattttatcaaGTGGTATTGataaagatattattatttcaGGCTTGGTTACTCAGTATTCCTGTTAAACAAACTGTTGGAAGAAGAAGGCGAACATGGCAAACTATACCTGATGTATGACATTGCTTGCAGTTTACATCAGCATTTGAAGGTATGTTGTTATAGGTTATTTAGGTGATATCTGTTATATCTTACCAATGTATACCATGTTAGTCTGATGAAGAATGGTCTTCAAATATTAGTTTATCCGAGAAAtggaataataaatattttcattgtctgcTTCAACCATCCTCTACATGGCTGAATTAATTTTCTACTGTTTCCAGACatttacaatattattattttttctttgcaTCACCTTATTAAACTGAGCAGAGGATGCACATTTTTGTAGGTTTGTGGAGTAAACAACTTGTTGAGATATTAAATGCAAACTTGACAAGATATCACCCTGCATGTTAGATGTTAGAAGACACTTTTCATGCCCACTGCTCCCTACATAATTTACCCTTAAACTAATGGCAGAAgcataattttttcttaatttGTGAAGCATAAATTGTTCTTTATTAAAAAGAACCACTTGCACATTTCTCAAACGATTGAATGAGAGAACTACTTCAACATTATTGCAAGCAATTTATATAAAACTTGAAAAATGTGATCACCATGACCTGTAGCTATGTGCCCTTGAATTAAGCCATTGGTATGGCTGTTATGCCTGTGAGACACCTGTGCAGGTTATTTTTATCATGGTTGATTGATTaagatttaaaatgtataaataaaacaacatgttgtCTTTTGATATTCAGAAAAACCAACAGAATGCTGTATTAGAGAGAACCAGATTTGCTATACCAATGTTCTAATCTTATGGCCACAAAGTGGACTGTCAGGTACTTTATATTATTTTAGACTGATTTAAATATTAAGGCTAAAAGGGTGCAACATAA of Dreissena polymorpha isolate Duluth1 chromosome 15, UMN_Dpol_1.0, whole genome shotgun sequence contains these proteins:
- the LOC127859702 gene encoding uncharacterized protein LOC127859702 translates to MLCAGRQHLKTLQFCKCEGEAVRLIRFNLWPSSTKFPKVAFHFDFMHWLCGLPLKSSVSVKSFCSALDARTPKHMKTSIHHLSSSKIYCCDADFQLVRKESSGKNWFTYFVFQNCSDFQAGNSLRSKYKNKKLSETAVFGCACRHECPKMFFSLKHGERLGYSVFLLNKLLEEEGEHGKLYLMYDIACSLHQHLKKNQQNAVLERTRFAIPMF